From the genome of Pirellulaceae bacterium:
AAGCCACCTCGATGGCCTTCAGCATATCGACGCTGGCTTTTATGCCTATTTGGGGATTCGGCATGGGGGCGGGCATCTTGGTAGGGCAGCACTTGGGCGAAAATCAACCGGACTTGGCCGCCCGAGCCTCGTGGAATTCCTTGGCTCTGGGGATTGGCTACATGTCGCTGATTTCCGTGTTGTACATCGTGGTACCAACATGGTTCTTGTGGTGGTTCTTTGCGGGCACCGAGCATGCTCACGGGTTGGGCTCAGATGTAGGCGTTTTGGCGACTAAGCTGCTGCAGTTCGTTGCGGCATACAACCTCCTGGATGCGACCCTCACGATCTTGGTCAGCGCGATCAAAGGTGCAGGCGATACGCGATTTGTGCTGGGCGTCAGTCTAGTGATGGGGCTCGTGCTGGCCGTGTCGAGCTGGCTGGCGGTCGAAGTTTGGCAGTTTGGTATCTACGGCTGCTGGGCTTTGATTGTGGCTTGGGTTTGGGCGTTAGGGATCATCTATCTGCTGAGATTCATTCAGGGCAAGTGGCGCGACATGCGCGTCATCGACATGACCCACTCAGCACCACTGGCGTAGATCAACCGCCCGAAACGGCAGCCCTAGATGCCAACAGGGATTGCTCGTGGAACCTTACAAGCCATCGCCGGGTGTTGCGGCAAGCCCAACGCGAAGGCCTCGTATTGCCCTGGCTCGCACCTGACAACCGTGGCTACTGATTCGCAAACAAATCTCTAGCCATTTGCTGCAACGCCTTGAGGTCCAGTTTGCCGGTTCCCAACATGGGGATTCCAGGAACTTCAACGAAGCTATCTTCGCTGGGCAAATAGATATTGGGTAACCCTTTATTGGACAAGCCCTTGACGATGTCACCGGGTGTTAGCGAAAGACCAGGTGTATGCAAAACAACCAAACGTTCACCGCGCTTGACATCAGGAACCGAAGCCACGGCCACGCGCTGCCGGCCCTCATCGTCCAAGCCGACCAGTTCATTGATCGAATCTTCGATCAGCACGTGCGGAACCATCTCGCCGCCAATCTTGGAAAATCGACTGAGCCGTCCGGTAATGTAAATGAATCCATCTTCGTCGATCTTGGCCATGTCGCCGGTACGATACCATTCGCCGTGCATCACATCTGCGGTCAAATCAGGTCGATCCAAATAGCCCTGCATAACGTTCTCACCACGAATTTCTAGCAATCCGGATTCCCCAGTCGGCAACGGTTGGTCAGTATCGACCGAAACAACGCGTGCCTGCACGTGGCTGTAGGGCAATCCGACGCTGCCTTCGCGCAAACCCGATCGGTTGGCAGTAGCCCGCGACTTGGGCACGTTCACGCTGACGATCGGACTGAGTTCCGTAGTTCCATAGCCCTCCACGGGACGAACGCCAAACCGCTGTTCAAACTCTTCGGCTACCGCGATTGGCATTTTTTCTGCCCCCACGACCACGACCTCAAGGGTCTTAAACTGTTCTGGCTCGACGCGACGAATATAAGATCTCAGGAAGGTGGGAGTGGACAGCAGGATGGTGGCCTTAAATTCTTGCGCCAATTTGGCGATGGGCCGCGCTTCCAGCGGGCTAAAGTGGTAGGCGCAACAGCACTCTAGGCACAGTGGGGTCCACAGCGTCACCGTGTATCCAAAAGAATGAAAGAAGGGCAAAATCCCCAACACCATGTCGCGTTCGCTCAGTCGGATTAATTCGTTAACGCCGTCGATATTGCTGGACACATTCGAACTACTCAGCACAACACCTTTCGGAAACCCAGTCGATCCCGAAGTAAACAGGATGGTCACGGGGTCGGAACTACGCAGATGCGACAATCCTAACGCACGATGCAGCGATGTGGCCGACCGCAGTCGAACATTGAGCAGCGCCGATAACTTGTCACCCAAGGTGATCTTGTCGCGGACATCCTCCAGGAATACTTGCGGGGCACCGACATCCAGCCCTACCTTTTCAACGAACTTGCGACTGGTCAGCACATGCTTCAAACCAGCCAGTTCGCAGCATTGTTTGAGCTGGGCTGAGCTGGCTGTGTAATTCAGATTGACGGCTACTCGCCCAGCCAAGCTGACCGCCAGATTGACGGCCACGCCGGGGACGGTGGGCGGCAGGAACACTCCTACGCGCTGCTCGTCGTCTCCCAACACTTCGCGCAGCAAGTAGCGGCGCAGGGCCAAGCTACGAATCAGTAAGTCGCGGCTGGATAGCTTGACACCGGTTGAGTCGGCAACTTTGATGGGTTGGTTGACCGACTTGAGTCGCTTGAGCGCTCGTAATGTGACGTGTTCGTCACTGGGCTTGCCGAGTGGTTTGGCGTCGTGCATGGCTGAACTACTCCATCCTAAAAGGTCCAGTTGACCGAGTAAAACCAGATCATCGATTATTCTTGTGTGGCCGAGTTGCGGACTACATGCGGCTGGCCACCCCTTGCTGTTCCAGTGGGTGCAAGCCATACATTCCGAGCGATGCCGCTTCGGCAGAGGGGAACATTTTACCAGGATTGGAGATTTCGTGGGGATCGCAGGCGCGGCGGAGTCGTTTCATGAACTGGATGGAGTTTTCCGAGAACATGCCTGGCAAAAACTGCCGCTTTTCCATACCCACACCGTGTTCGCCGGTAATGGAGCCGCCAAGCTCGATGCACAACTGGACAATTCGGGCCGCCAATTCTTCGGCGGCCTGTAATTGGCCTGGCCGGCTGCCGTCAAACAGAATCAGTGGATGCAGATTGCCATCGCCAGCATGGAATACGTTGGCTACCCGAATTTCGGCTTCTTGACTGAGCCGCTGGATTTGAGTTAGAGCGTATCCGAGCTGGCTGCGCGGCACCACACCATCCTGGACGATAAAATCTGGACTCAATCGCCCCACCGCCGAGAAAACGCTCTTGCGGCCCTTCCATATCGTGGCTCGCTCAGCCGCAGACTGCGCGACATGAATGGCACTTGAACCACTGGCTGCCAGCAGATCGTCCAGTATCTGTCGTTCGGCAGATACGGCATCGCGGCTGCCATCCAGCTCGACAATCAACACTGCTTCAACGTCTGGAGGATACTGAGCACCGACGGCGGCTGTGGCAGCTTGCATGCTGAGTCGATCCATAATCTCAATCGCCGCTGGCAATAGGCCACTGCCAATAATCTTAGCGACCGCTTGGCCAGCGCGTTCCAATGTTTCGTAGCCAGCCAACACCGTGTGATAACTTTCCGGTTTGGGTAACAACCGCACCGTAAGCTCGATGACAATGCCCAATAGTCCCTCGCCACCGACCATTAGACCGACCATGTCGGGACCGATTGCCTCACCACCTGCTTGACCGACTGTAACGACTTCACCGCTTCCCAGGACCACCCTCATCGCCAAAATATGATTGCTGGTCATGCCGTACTTCAGGCAGTGCGCTCCCCCCGAATTAAAGGCCACATTGCCGCCAATCGTGCAAACCTGCTGACTACTAGGATCAGGCGCGTAGTACAGTCCGGCATGTTCGACGGCGGCTGTCAGCTTGGAGTTAATAACGCCAGGCTCGACGATAGCCAACCGGTTCTCCAGATCGACCTTTAGGATTCGATTCAGCCGATTCAGAGCGATAACAATGCCATCGGCATGAGGTAACGATCCACCAGATAGGCTGGTGCCGCTACCTCGAGCTACCATGGGAACGCGGTTGTCATGGCACCAACGCACAAGCTTGATCACCTCGTCGACCGATTGCGGTACGACAACCGCTCGCGGTTTCACCGCAAAGGCGGTCAGACCGTCGCTTTGAAAAGCGGCCAGAGCACAGTGGTCGCTCTGCAGGCGATCCGGCGGCAGCAGATTGCTCAATTGAGCTAACAGGTCGTGGCTGCTTAGTTGCATTTGAGACCGAGCCCCTGAATTTTACGTCTAAACAGAATCGATGGACATTAGTGCCTCGCTGGCGGCCGCTAGACCAGTTCCCGGACTTCCCAGTTTGCCGTCCCGATACAGGATTTCCCCCAGCGCCGACAGGATCAGCATCACATGCCGCTGAGTGCAACTACTGCCCATGAGCCCAATTCGCCAAACTTTGCCCTTGAAAGGCCCCAATCCAGCGCCAATTTCGATACCGTAATCGTTCAGCAGCCGCTGGCGAACAGTCAGGTCATCGACCCCTTCGGGAATGTAGACAGCGTTGAGTGTCGTCAGCGATGACTGGGGAACATAGTTCATTCCCATCGCTTCCAAACCGGCTCGCAGGGCCGCATGATTTCGTTGATGGCGGGCGACTCGCTGTGGCAATCCTTCTTCCAAGATCATTTGCAAAGATTCCCGCAATGCATAAGTCATATTGATCGGCGCGGTGTGGTGATAGACGCGGTCGCTGCCCCAATAGTTGCGAAGCATGGTGATGTCCAGATACCAACTGGTGACTTTGTTTCGCCGACGATCAATGCGCTGCAGAGCCCGGCTGGAAAATGTCACGGGCGACAATCCAGGAGGACAGCTCAAACATTTCTGCGTGCCACTATAACAAGCGTCCACTTGCCATCGGTCAATGGGGACGTCAATGCCGCCCAGACTGGTAACCGCGTCCAGGAGCAATAACCCGCCATGACGTCCAACGATGCTTGCGATTTCGTCCATCGGTTGATGCACACCGGTGCTGGTTTCGGCGTGTACGATTCCAACAATTCGCGTTTGCGGATGTTGCCGCAGGGCTTCTTCGATTTGCTCAGGTTCAATAGCACTGCCCCAGGGAGCCTCAACCGTGTGTACGATGGCCCCGTACCGCTGAGCGACATCCCTCATGCGCCCGCCAAAGACTCCGTTGACGCAAATGATGACCTCGTCACCAGGCTCGACCAAATTGCACACGCAGGCTTCCATACCCGCACTACCGGTGCCCGAAATGGCCAGAGTCATTTCATTTTGGGTTTGAAAGACCTGACGTAGCATCGACCGAGTTTCATCCATGATGCGCAAATACTCGGGGTCCAAGTGTCCGAGCGTAGGGGCGGCCAGGGCTTGCAAGACTCGCTGCGATACGTCGCTGGGTCCAGGGCCCATCAAGACTCGTTGTGAAGGCCGGAGTGCTGTGAAGTCAGACATGCGTACTTTCAATTCAAAGGAGAATTTTGGAGATGTTGGAAGTCAGATTGTACCACAACCTATTGTTGCATCAGCCCAGTTCGCGGTAGGATTCTTGTTCATAAAAGTGAGCAGCGATTCGCCATAAAGCAGTCAGTCATCGTCGCCCTGACAGTAGCACCCAGGCTGGTCCGCCGTCTGGCGACGCTAGCTACCTTTAGGCCGCTCGCCACAGTGCAGTTTCAAAATGCGTTAATCGCGCAGCCAATCGAACTCTAACGCAGCCGGTGGTGGTATTACAATGACGCCAGAGCAACGCGAGCTGTGGGATCTACAGCAAATAAAACAGCGCCCGAGCCGAGTTCGCGCCAAGCATATCGGGCACTCCATGAGGAACCTCATGGCCCGCCATGGCTTGGCACAAACCCAAGCAGCCAACGAGCTGGCGGTAGCCTGGCAATCCGCCGTGGGGCCGCAATTGTCTGCGCTAACAAGGCCGTGCACGATCCAACGCGGCGTACTGCAGGTTCTCGTGCGCGACAGTTCGGCACTGCAAGAACTACAGCTCTGTCGCAAACAGGTGCTGGCAGCGCTCCAGCAGGCCCTGCCGCAAGCCAACATCCGCGATCTACGCGGCAAGATCGCTTGACGACTCCATGGAGCCGAGCAGGCTCGGTGGCACTGGCGAGTCTGCGTGACTTGGCGGTGGTACTACTGGGGTAGTCGCACCAATTGAATCGCACGAATGTCCATCAGAGCGCCGTTGAGAATCTCCAATGGCCGAACTTGAAGTTGATGAACTCCCGTCTCACCAAGATGAATACTCTCTAATTGCAGCCAGCGAAAGTCCTGGAAGTGTCCGGTTTCGACTACTTGAAATTCGACGCGCGCGGCCGCCGATGAGCCGTTAGACGGCGTGATGCTCAATTCCGCTCGACTCCCACCGTGACCGGCACCGCAGCCTTGCAGTATCGCCACATTGAATCGCCCTGGGCGATCTAATTCAAAGCGCCACACTGCTCGGTCCGTGGCGTTGGTCCAATAGCCCACAGTATTCTTATGCGGTTGAGGTTCATACCGTAACTTTGCACCTAAGGTCTCAGCCACATGAGCCGGCAGATAGAAGCTGCCATCAGCCATCTGTGCGATCGGTTTAACTTCGTGAAGTAACTCAGGTGGTGCATCAAACTCCAATTCTATCCACGCTCCAGGCTCGGGTACCTTGGCTGACCGAGGCCACTTCAGCAGCCAATGGTTAACTTCGGGCTGCACGGAAATCGCGTCTGCAACAGTTGCATCATGCCAACGCACGCTGCGAAGTGGAGCGGCGACACGTGGTACTTGTGCGGGCTTTCTCGATTGCCAGTCCACCCACACGAATAGTCGATTGTGGACTCGGAAAAGATCGGACGTATCGGGAACGGGTTGAGCCTGTAGGGGCGGAGCGCCAGGCGCCGATTCAGATGGCGCGACCTCAACTGCCACAGCGGGATCGTGCGCCAGAACTGGCTTGGCCAGCAAGCTGCTCAAGCCGACCAATAGCACCAAGACTATCCCGCACACTCGCCAACGAACGCCAGTTGCGAGGATACCCCCTGGAGAACGAAACATGTTTGGCTACACCTTAGACCATTTGTGACAGTAACTTGGCAACTAGTTCAGGATTGTCCTGCTGTTTCAAGTGATCAATTTGTGCCGCCGGAACACCCGCCTTTTCCAAGTTCTTTTCAAGCGACTGCCAAACCTTCTTACGCTTGGCCCCCTGTGTTAAATACAGTTCTGTCACCAGTTCGCTGGCGCGTTGCAGGGCAATAGCGTCACGATTCTCATAGAAGCGCTTGATCACCTTTTGCTGATATGCCGAATAGTTCTTCTCGGTCATGGTGCTGTTCTCTATCGGTTCGTGCTGTATAGGAATATATGGCGTCTCATAGCTCAGCAGAGACAGGACAGAAAGCTCCAATTTCATTCATTGAAGGCCCAGGTAGAAGGGACTAATCGGCCACGAGTCCTGGACCGATGCACTCTTGTGCGCTGGATTGGCGTTGCCGTGCGCGGCCGGGGCGTATTGTATCAGATTTTCGCACGGCCTACGACCACGTGCTGCCAATGTCACCTGGCTGAAATGTTTCCAGTCATCTAGCGAACCGCAGGCCCAATGGCGGCTGTCGCTACCAAGAGACATCTAGTTGAGAACGGCAGTCGTCGGAGTGAAGGGAGACCCATGATCCGCGATTCACGTCTGGGCATTCAACGCGAACTGGCCAGCCGAGTGTCGCCCAACAATTTGGAGATCAGTGGTAAAAGCTGCTTCTTGCGACTGACGACACCATCTAGGCGATATAGACATCGCTCCAGTCGTGGGTAATTCAACTCTTCGCCAAAGTCAGGTTCGCCAGATAAAAGCAGCAGGCTGCCGTTGGTAATAATGTCGGTTACCAACAGTGCGCTAAAGTCCAATCGGCGCTGGCGAGCTAATTCACCCAGGGCCACGAACAACTCTTCGCGCCGATCCCAAAACAGGTCAAATCCAGTCTCTTCAATTTGGGAAATGGAAAAGCGATGCCCACGCTCCTCAAACTCTTTGCAATCTTCGTGCAACACATTCTGAGCCGAATGTGTCCGCAGAGCCGAACCGACTGCAAAGAAGTCATTCACAAACTCGTCCATATCTACTCGACACAATCCGCTTAACCAGCTCAACATCTCCCGGTCCACGTCGGTAGTCGTCGGTGATCGCAGGCGCAGCGTATCGGAAATGATCCCTGCTACCATGCACAACGCTATGCTGGATGTAGGTTCGAGGCCGGCTTGACGAAATTGTCGCGCCACTAGCGTACAGGTAGAACCAACGGGCTCGTTGATGAACCGAATCGGTTGTTCAGAGCGCAACGAACCTCCCAGTCGATGGTGGTCCAGCACTTCGATAATATCGGCTTCAGCAGCGCCTTCGACCGCCTGAGTCAGTTCGTTGTGATCCACCAGCACCAGCTGCGGCTTAGGAGGATTTACGAGGTCCGACTTAGACAATACGCCGTACAACATGCCTTTGTCGTCCAAGACCGGAAACAGCTTCTGACGAGTCCGAGCAACCCAGGTTCGCGCGTCGGCGATTTGCGTCTTGGCCGGCAAGGTTACGCAGACCGCCTGTACCGCCGTAGCGATCCGTCGCGCCGATTTGATGCGCATGGTTGTTGAAGCAGTATCCAGAGCGCACGAAATCACTGTCACCTTATTCATCTTGGCCAGCTTCATCAGCCCGGCCGACAATTCGTAGCCGCCAGTGACTACCAACACTCGTACACCATGCTCCAGGGCAGGCAAGTGAATGGTAGGGCGATTGCCACTGACTACGATCAATTGCCGCGCCGGGAATTGATGCAAACGCTCGGTGAACCCCTCGGCACTCATAGCCCCAACTAAGATCATCAAGTCGATCACTTCATCTGGGTCGATGGCTTGTTGTAGCTTGCCGCCTAATACCGTGGCGATATCTCGAATTGATGCTGTGACCTTGCGTGCGGCCAAGTGATCCGAATCACCTTCGAAAATGATTCTCATGAGGTCCAGCAGGGTCAGTAGTCCAAGCAATCCACCGTCACGATTCAAAACTGGCATAGCGCTAATATTGTGCTGCTGCATGCGCTCGTAGACCTGCGAAAAAACTTCGTCTTCGTAGGCGACTACCGGGCTACGGCGGCAAAAATTGCCTACTTCAGGCCGCACGTCCATCACCATGCGCGGTGGCGACATGTCTGCACGGCGGAGCACGTATTCGGTGCGTTGATTGGGCGGCCCGCAGCAAATGGCTACGGCATCGGGCCGCACCGTGCGCCTTAACAAGTCGGCATAGGCTAGTGCCGCGCAAATGGCATCGGTATCTGGATTGCGATGTCCTACTACAAGCAAACTCATGCTGGCGCTTGGCTCCGGTGATCAGGAATTGTATGGTTTCAGGGCTACATTCTAGCCGCCGGAGGCTTTTGCACTGAGTGGGGCAGGGCGTCAAAGAACGTAAGGAACATGAAATTGACTGCAATGCATGTCTGTCGTGCCTGGGAATTTCCAGTTAGCTCGGTAAGATAGGTGCGGCTGGTGTCCCGGCTTTCAACGGACACAGTTCAAAATCGCCAGCGGATGCGGGGAACTGTCGGGATGGCAGACAAGAAATGGAAATTCGTTCCGCACGATCGTGTACTGATCCAGCGGCTTTCAGAGCAGGCGAAGATATCCCCAGTGGTCGCGCAATTGTTGCTGCGCCGTGGAATTTCTGAACCCCAGGCCGCTCAAGAATTCTTGGAAGCCAAGCTATCGGGACTACGTCCACCCGAAGAACTGCCCGGCGTTCCGCAGGCCGTCGAACAGATCATGCGTGCTCGTGATGCTGGACATGAAATCGTAGTGCATGGGGATTATGACGCCGACGGCATGACCGGTACCGCAATCCTGTTTCGATGCCTGAGTCTACTGGGGTGCAAAGCCAGCTATTTTTTACCCAATCGCATGGAAGAAGGCTACGGCTTGCATGCCGATATCGTCGAGCGATTCGCTGCTCAGGGCAAGCGGATGATCGTCACCGTCGATTGTGGCATCGCCAGTATCGAGGCAGCCGATCGCGCTCGACAGTTGGGGGTGTCAGTCATCATCACTGACCATCACCGCTTTGGTGACCGACTGCCAGCGGCTGACGCCATCGTTCACCCGGCGCTGCCCGATGCAGGGTATCCGTTCGTCGATTTATGCGGAGCAGGAGTCGCCTTCAAGTTGGCCTGGGCGCTCTGCCAACACCACACTGGGTCACCCAAAGTCGCCCAGCACCTGCGTGATTTTCTGCTGCAAGCCCTGGGACTGGCCGCTATCGGTACTGTGGCCGACGTTGTGCCGCTGATTGACGAAAATCGAATACTCGTCC
Proteins encoded in this window:
- a CDS encoding AMP-binding protein; the protein is MHDAKPLGKPSDEHVTLRALKRLKSVNQPIKVADSTGVKLSSRDLLIRSLALRRYLLREVLGDDEQRVGVFLPPTVPGVAVNLAVSLAGRVAVNLNYTASSAQLKQCCELAGLKHVLTSRKFVEKVGLDVGAPQVFLEDVRDKITLGDKLSALLNVRLRSATSLHRALGLSHLRSSDPVTILFTSGSTGFPKGVVLSSSNVSSNIDGVNELIRLSERDMVLGILPFFHSFGYTVTLWTPLCLECCCAYHFSPLEARPIAKLAQEFKATILLSTPTFLRSYIRRVEPEQFKTLEVVVVGAEKMPIAVAEEFEQRFGVRPVEGYGTTELSPIVSVNVPKSRATANRSGLREGSVGLPYSHVQARVVSVDTDQPLPTGESGLLEIRGENVMQGYLDRPDLTADVMHGEWYRTGDMAKIDEDGFIYITGRLSRFSKIGGEMVPHVLIEDSINELVGLDDEGRQRVAVASVPDVKRGERLVVLHTPGLSLTPGDIVKGLSNKGLPNIYLPSEDSFVEVPGIPMLGTGKLDLKALQQMARDLFANQ
- a CDS encoding FAD-binding protein yields the protein MQLSSHDLLAQLSNLLPPDRLQSDHCALAAFQSDGLTAFAVKPRAVVVPQSVDEVIKLVRWCHDNRVPMVARGSGTSLSGGSLPHADGIVIALNRLNRILKVDLENRLAIVEPGVINSKLTAAVEHAGLYYAPDPSSQQVCTIGGNVAFNSGGAHCLKYGMTSNHILAMRVVLGSGEVVTVGQAGGEAIGPDMVGLMVGGEGLLGIVIELTVRLLPKPESYHTVLAGYETLERAGQAVAKIIGSGLLPAAIEIMDRLSMQAATAAVGAQYPPDVEAVLIVELDGSRDAVSAERQILDDLLAASGSSAIHVAQSAAERATIWKGRKSVFSAVGRLSPDFIVQDGVVPRSQLGYALTQIQRLSQEAEIRVANVFHAGDGNLHPLILFDGSRPGQLQAAEELAARIVQLCIELGGSITGEHGVGMEKRQFLPGMFSENSIQFMKRLRRACDPHEISNPGKMFPSAEAASLGMYGLHPLEQQGVASRM
- a CDS encoding alanine--glyoxylate aminotransferase family protein; this encodes MSDFTALRPSQRVLMGPGPSDVSQRVLQALAAPTLGHLDPEYLRIMDETRSMLRQVFQTQNEMTLAISGTGSAGMEACVCNLVEPGDEVIICVNGVFGGRMRDVAQRYGAIVHTVEAPWGSAIEPEQIEEALRQHPQTRIVGIVHAETSTGVHQPMDEIASIVGRHGGLLLLDAVTSLGGIDVPIDRWQVDACYSGTQKCLSCPPGLSPVTFSSRALQRIDRRRNKVTSWYLDITMLRNYWGSDRVYHHTAPINMTYALRESLQMILEEGLPQRVARHQRNHAALRAGLEAMGMNYVPQSSLTTLNAVYIPEGVDDLTVRQRLLNDYGIEIGAGLGPFKGKVWRIGLMGSSCTQRHVMLILSALGEILYRDGKLGSPGTGLAAASEALMSIDSV
- a CDS encoding DUF721 domain-containing protein; this translates as MTPEQRELWDLQQIKQRPSRVRAKHIGHSMRNLMARHGLAQTQAANELAVAWQSAVGPQLSALTRPCTIQRGVLQVLVRDSSALQELQLCRKQVLAALQQALPQANIRDLRGKIA
- a CDS encoding putative manganese-dependent inorganic diphosphatase, with the translated sequence MSLLVVGHRNPDTDAICAALAYADLLRRTVRPDAVAICCGPPNQRTEYVLRRADMSPPRMVMDVRPEVGNFCRRSPVVAYEDEVFSQVYERMQQHNISAMPVLNRDGGLLGLLTLLDLMRIIFEGDSDHLAARKVTASIRDIATVLGGKLQQAIDPDEVIDLMILVGAMSAEGFTERLHQFPARQLIVVSGNRPTIHLPALEHGVRVLVVTGGYELSAGLMKLAKMNKVTVISCALDTASTTMRIKSARRIATAVQAVCVTLPAKTQIADARTWVARTRQKLFPVLDDKGMLYGVLSKSDLVNPPKPQLVLVDHNELTQAVEGAAEADIIEVLDHHRLGGSLRSEQPIRFINEPVGSTCTLVARQFRQAGLEPTSSIALCMVAGIISDTLRLRSPTTTDVDREMLSWLSGLCRVDMDEFVNDFFAVGSALRTHSAQNVLHEDCKEFEERGHRFSISQIEETGFDLFWDRREELFVALGELARQRRLDFSALLVTDIITNGSLLLLSGEPDFGEELNYPRLERCLYRLDGVVSRKKQLLPLISKLLGDTRLASSR